The sequence AATTCTTTACCCAGGACGTCTTTAGCTCGAAAATGGCCGATAAACTTATTATTTTTTTTATAATCGCCGTATGTATAAAGTTTGTCTGATGTTACCAATTTTTCGTCTTTATCAATCGTATAGAAGAATTCTTTAGAGTATCCCATACGTCCCCATAAATGTTCAATAACACATTTACCGTCGCTGTCCATTAGCAAACTAAGATTATAACGTGCTTCAACTTGAATGACGGACACGGGAGTTCCGTTTTGTAAAGCATAAATCCCGGAAATTCTTTCATTTGCCCCAATTAATAATTCCGGGAGACCGTTGCTGTTTAATCGATTTGAATGTATTATATGCATAGGAAGTATTATCGGGCGATATAGTAGGTGAAGTTTGTGACAATACCGTTGAAGGTATATCAATTTTTTTGATTATCTGTTGCTTGATGGTAACAGGAACAAAACAATAAAGTTGTAAATGTTGCCCAAAATGTGATTTTTAAAATTTCTATATATTGTTTTAACTTTAATGAATTATATAAGCTGCTCAAAAATATTCATCCCCTTACTATCTCCAATATCCAATTTGGCAAAGTTACGATATGCTTGCCTGTAACCATAATTCATGGCCAGATTATAAAAGATATTTACTCGTGATTTACATATTCGCTTTATTATGCTTTTCCACGAATAAAACTTTCTTCGAAATTCGTTATAGCCGTTTAGCAATTCCTCGGGACTCATTTGCTTCGGTACATATGCAACCCTTGTTTTGCCGTTGTAATAATTCCAACCAACATCAAGTAGCCGGCCTTCATTTTTATATTGGTCATATATCCCGGTTCCGGGAAAAGGAGTTAGTATACTTGCAGTTACTCCGTCGATTCCGATGTCATTACATGCTTTTAAGGTTGTTTCGAATACATCCGGCGTGTCGGAGTCAAACCCAAAAACAATACCGGCTTGGATGCTGATTCCATGTCGGTGAAGTTTATCTGCAATCTTCCCATACTGCTCAATTTTATTAAAACTCTTATTCGCATCTTTAAGACCCTGCTCGGAAAACGATTCCAAGCCCAGGAACAAATACAGACACCCTGCGGATTTGGCCAGGCGGAGTAATTCTTCATCCTCACAGCTGTGCGCTGTTACTTGTGCAGCCCATTTTTTGTTTAGCTTTGCCAAATCTTTTAGCAGGGCTTTTGTGTAGCTTGGATCGGCAAAGAAATTATCATCCCAAAATACGAAATACTTATTTGGCATACTGGCTATATCCTTTATTACCTCGTCAACCGGACGAGTTCTAAACGTATTGTGATAGATTTTCTTAAGACTGCAATAGCTGCAATTATGCGGGCAACCGCGGGAAGCAAAAACAGCGCCGCTTATAAATCTATTGCCGACAATCAAATCCCTGCGGGGTATCGGAAGACCGGCAAGACTGGGAGCACGTGAACTTGTGTAAACTTTTTGGGCTTTTTTGCAAAGGAAGTCGTTTAAGAATTGAGGCCAGGTTTCTTCAGCTTCTCCTATGAAAATAGTATCGCAATGCAAAGCTGCTTCTTCGGGATTCAAGGTCACATGCGGTCCGCCTAAAGCCACCCACGATCCCAGCTCGCGGAATTTTTTTGAGATAGCATAAGCATAGGGAGCATTTGGAGTATTTACAGTAATTGCAACCAAGTCGAATTTTTCGAAAATAATTGGTTCTGTATGCTCATCCAACAGCCTTATGTCATATTCTTTCGGGACGAAGCCTGCAAGATATGGCATGGTCAGCTGCATAAAGTTGTTAAGCTGATAAGCTCTGAATCTTTTTATTTCCAGGTTTTCAGGAGTAATCATTAATAATGTCGGCATTATATTATCAACCTTCCTGTTTATAAAAGCAACCATTTAAGGGGCTTTTGCATGCGGTTGCGTTTTTGTAAAGTTATTATAGATTTATTCTTTATATGTACCACCGGTATTATCTTTGGATAATGTACCACACTTTTCAATTAATAGGCACTTTACTAATGTTTTGCATACCGGTCTGTGTCTCGTTCCTTTAGGAATAATGATGAAATCCCCGGCATCCAAATCAATTAAACCGTCGTCTAATTCAATTTGCATTTTTCCTTCTATTACATAAAACATTTCATCTGATTCTTCGTGAATATGAAAACGGCACCTCAGTAATTTTGGATTATAAAATTCGAATCCTTACATGACCGGCTTTGTTCACCCATATGGGAATGATATTTCAGTATCATACTGTTTTGCAGATAGTTTATCTTTTTACAAAAGAATCTTTATCGTATATATATTCTTCCGGTTTATTTGGTTCAAAGTACACTACAAAAAGCTTTTTATCTTTATCTGCCAAAATTACCGATTTTGCGCCGATGCTTTTATTAATATCAGATACGCATACTTTGTCTTCTTTCAGCATGTATATTTTTGTTTCGGGAATTGTGCCCGAAGTTGAAACAATTTCTTTCTTATTGTCATTGTCCAAATCTATTTCGAAAGTGTTTCCGTCTACCTGTATAATTGAATTTTCAGGGTTTTCATCAATGAGCCAGTAAAATGCCTGAGCATAATCAGCGCCTAATATCCCGTAAATCTTTACCGCTTTCTTTCCAAATACCTCAACTTTCTCAATGCCCATTAGATCGTCCGGTGTGTCTACCATTGACACTTCACCTATATAATAGGATTTGCCGTTGAAAGTAATTCCGCCTTTTAAAAATTCAGCATTTTCATTGTCCATAAAGATAAAAGCGCTACGTTCATTATCGAGTATCTTTTCTTCAATGATTTTACCGGTGTTATCCAGTTGGAGACCTTCTATTTTTGAGCTGTCTGTTTGAGAAAATTCCAATGGATATATTTTATCTTCTTTATTACATCCGCTGAGCAAAAGAATTGAAATTAAAAGTATAATTAATAGCTTAAGTTTCATAATTCTTCCCCTTTACCATAATTAACTCAATCCTATTAACAATTCAAAATAATATCGTTGACATCAAATGCACCAGGATTGGTGATATACTGAATTAAAAAGTATAAATATACTTTATGGAAATAAACTTTATATATTTTTTAACTTATCCAAGACATTTGCGAGCTGTCGATAATCCACTTGTTATTTTCTTTTTTTAGAACACATTTAACTCCAACGGCACCTAATCCCGAACGGAACTTGGAACATTCAATAATAATTTCATTGTCTGATATTTTATCAACTTTTTCAATTCGTAGAAGAAGCCCGTCCAAACTGTTTAAATCCTTTACCATTCCCTTTTCTTTTAAACTTTCAAATGATTCGTCCATTATTTCGACATCATATTTTTTGAAATATTCTAATACAGTTTTTTTATCTGCATTAGTAGCATTTTCTAACGTATGCGTATCTATAGCTATATATTTCATATCATCATTAAGGCCTTCATCAATTGGCATGAGTGAATCCAATGCCAATATGTAAACATCTGCTATTATTACTGCTGCTGTTATTAACAGAGTTATTGTCTATTGTTTTCGAACAAGCTGTGATTGCAAATAATGACAGTATCGTTATTAAAATCTATACTTTTCTCATCCTGCACGCCCCTGTTATTTTATGATTAATTCTATTCACTGCTTTTTTCTTTTGACTCCATCAGAAGTTGTCCGCCCACCGGCTTATTTTCAAACTCCCTTTTTCTCGATTCAGAACTCTGTGAAGAAAATTTTGACGAAAAGTAAGTTGAAATGCGACTGTGATAATCTCGGGTATTTTCCCAAAGAGGCTTGACATATACCAATAATTCCTCTTTTCCCTCCAGATATATAATATTCATATTATTTTCCTGC comes from Acetivibrio thermocellus ATCC 27405 and encodes:
- a CDS encoding B12-binding domain-containing radical SAM protein, which translates into the protein MPTLLMITPENLEIKRFRAYQLNNFMQLTMPYLAGFVPKEYDIRLLDEHTEPIIFEKFDLVAITVNTPNAPYAYAISKKFRELGSWVALGGPHVTLNPEEAALHCDTIFIGEAEETWPQFLNDFLCKKAQKVYTSSRAPSLAGLPIPRRDLIVGNRFISGAVFASRGCPHNCSYCSLKKIYHNTFRTRPVDEVIKDIASMPNKYFVFWDDNFFADPSYTKALLKDLAKLNKKWAAQVTAHSCEDEELLRLAKSAGCLYLFLGLESFSEQGLKDANKSFNKIEQYGKIADKLHRHGISIQAGIVFGFDSDTPDVFETTLKACNDIGIDGVTASILTPFPGTGIYDQYKNEGRLLDVGWNYYNGKTRVAYVPKQMSPEELLNGYNEFRRKFYSWKSIIKRICKSRVNIFYNLAMNYGYRQAYRNFAKLDIGDSKGMNIFEQLI
- a CDS encoding cupin domain-containing protein, which produces MRCRFHIHEESDEMFYVIEGKMQIELDDGLIDLDAGDFIIIPKGTRHRPVCKTLVKCLLIEKCGTLSKDNTGGTYKE